In Aspergillus fumigatus Af293 chromosome 2, whole genome shotgun sequence, a genomic segment contains:
- the pld2 gene encoding putative phospholipase D (PLD), with protein MSGREDDLAYGQYHRREDGQGESTRSFVGDTFKKLKDTYKQQHSQPQQTGQSQSQGPFPGGYGGQSYQNQGSSQSYPYGNQNQNPYQNPEHQGKPAKQDKLSGLLGKLQDTVTGLGSEVAQRVGNVLDPQQAYAEHGPNKPQSEHRFGSFAPPRQANDAKWYVDGCSYFYAVSKALESARESIWILDWWLSPELYLRRPPAKNEQYRLDRMLQAAAQRGVRVNVIVYKEVTQALTLSSSHTKHALEDLHPNIAVFRHPDHLPDRQGLASSITSSLQNLTLDTVSLAKMSGDALKGLYGMSDDVILYWAHHEKLCLIDGRIAFMGGLDMCFGRWDTYQHAIADVHPTNLDDIVFPGQDYNNARVLDFQDVVHWEKNQLDRKRTSRMGWSDISVSLHGPVVEDLRRHFVERWNFIYDTKYQVRKDARYARLVLPGRPGSPSPQQYNAQQSAPHHQPRPQQQAPGLSGYPSQPSVGGQGTPGYQSSPSYAGYSPSQSGGHQSTYTYTGDSFPPPPPGPPPSQHNPAPPSQFQAQGHGQAPYFPPPPTQEGSHSQTRGFDDSYEEARGQGDSDRGSGFIPRRLKDELTGYGNIIRGQLAGQVQQYQDRLTSFGRHSSQPRGNMSCQIVRSCAKWSNGTPTEHSIADAYAAVIRNSEHFVYIENQFFITATGDAQKPVKNKIGAAIVERILRAARAGQKYKIIVVIPTVPCFAGDLEDDASLGTRAIMEFQYNSINRGGHSIMELIAKEGVNPMEYIRFYNLRNYDRINVNSRMTEAEQRSGVNYEDARRQHDLNAVGQGGYGPAPARTAFDTSVPFQQQYQQAAHQVSTAKPTSSRWDTVSECYMLHGEDIRNVPWEGPSEAEIDAFVTEELYVHSKVMIADDRVVICGSANLNDRSQLGDHDSEIAVIIEDYTPVQSTMNGKPWTASRFAASLRRQLFRKHLGLLPPQDYQRPDANSEPVGVPNDFDFEAPESQIVADPLADTLQSLWNTRARTNTEVFRKVFHAVPDDTVRNWATYREFYSYYFQNADKASYGKDEKVKPPRYEYGHVVRDDFPPGPEGVRQVKELLSQVKGTLVEMPLMFLIEEDVAKSGLALNDLTEPLYT; from the exons ATGTctggacgagaagatgatTTGGCCTACGGCCAGTACCACCGACGAGAAGATGGTCAGGGAGAGAGCACAAGAAGCTTCGTTGGTGATACCTTCAAAAAGCTGAAGGACACTTATAAGCAACAACACTCCCAGCCTCAGCAGACAGGACAGAGCCAGTCTCAAGGTCCTTTCCCAGGGGGTTATGGG GGACAGAGTTACCAAAATCAAGGATCGTCCCAAAGCTACCCATACGgaaaccagaaccagaacccGTACCAGAATCCCGAGCACCAGGGAAAACCCGCGAAGCAGGATAAGCTTTCAGGGCTCCTAGGAAAACTTCAAGACACCGTCACCGGACTTGGTTCGGAAGTCGCCCAGCGAGTCGGCAATGTTCTTGATCCACAACAGGCATATGCAGAGCATGGTCCGAATAAGCCTCAGTCGGAGCACAGATTTGGTAGCTTTGCCCCTCCGCGGCAGGCCAACGATGCGAAGTGGTATGTCGACGGATGCTCTTACTTCTATGCTGTCTCAAAAGCTCTCGAGAGCGCCCGGGAATCAATCTGGATTCTGGACT GGTGGCTATCTCCTGAACTGTACCTGAGACGTCCACCTGCGAAAAATGAACAGTATCGACTGGATCGGATGCTGCAGGCCGCGGCGCAGCGTGGAGTGCGGGTCAACGTCATTGTATACAAGGAGGTTACTCAGGCATTGACTC TGTCCTCTTCACACACCAAGCACGCTCTAGAAGACCTCCATCCCAATATCGCAGTGTTCCGACACCCCGATCATCTTCCCGATCGTCAAGGATTGGCATCCTCGATTACCTCCTCTCTCCAAAACCTGACCTTGGACACTGTTTCGCTTGCAAAGATGTCCGGTGATGCGCTCAAGGGCCTGTATGGCATGAGTGATGATGTGATCCTCTACTGGGCCCACCATGAGAAATTGTGCTTGATCGATGGCAGAATCGCCTTCATGGGAGGCTTGGATATGTGCTTTGGCCGATGGGATACCTATCAACACGCTATCGCTGATGTCCATCCCACCAATTTGGACGACATTGTCTTCCCTGGTCAGGACTATAACAATGCTAGAGTCCTCGACTTCCAGGATGTTGTACACTGGGAGAAGAACCAGCTGGATCGGAAACGTACCTCCCGTATGGGATGGTCCGATATCTCAGTGAGTTTGCACGGGCCGGTCGTGGAAGATTTGCGTCGGCATTTCGTAGAGCGTTGGAACTTCATCTACGACACGAAGTACCAGGTTCGCAAGGATGCAAGATACGCCAGACTTGTCTTGCCTGGCCGACCGGGCTCTCCCTCCCCCCAACAATACAATGCCCAACAGTCGGCGCCGCATCATCAACCCCGGCCGCAACAGCAGGCTCCGGGCCTCTCGGGTTATCCCTCACAGCCGAGCGTTGGCGGACAAGGAACACCAGGCTACCAGTCTTCGCCTAGCTACGCCGGCTACTCTCCATCGCAGAGCGGCGGTCACCAATCGACTTATACTTATACAGGGGATTCGttccctcctccacctccggGACCGCCTCCCAGTCAACACAACCCAGCTCCTCCGTCTCAGTTTCAAGCTCAAGGTCATGGGCAAGCTCCTTAtttccctcctccacctACTCAGGAGGGATCGCACTCCCAGACAAGGGGCTTTGACGACTCCTATGAGGAAGCTCGTGGCCAAGGCGACTCCGACCGGGGATCAGGCTTCATTCCTCGCCGTCTCAAGGATGAGCTCACAGGATACGGCAACATCATTCGCGGACAATTGGCGGGACAAGTCCAACAATACCAGGATCGTCTGACTTCCTTTGGGCGCCACAGCTCTCAGCCGCGAGGCAACATGTCCTGTCAGATTGTGCGCAGCTGCGCGAAATGGAGTAATGGAACACCGACTGAACACTCGATTGCCGATGCTTACGCGGCTGTGATCCGCAACAGTGAGCACTTTGTCTACATCGAAAATCAGTTTTTTATCACAGCAACAGGTGATGCTCAGAAGCCGGTCAAGAACAAGATTGGTGCTGCTATTGTGGAGCGCATTCTGCGCGCAGCTCGGGCCGGCCAGAAGTACAAGATCATTGTTGTGATTCCGACCGTCCCCTGCTTTGCCGgtgatctggaagacgatgcATCTTTGGGAACGCGTGCCATTATGGAGTTCCAGTACAACTCCATCAACCGCGGAGGCCACAGCATCATGGAGCTGATCGCCAAGGAAGGGGTCAACCCGATGGAGTATATCCGGTTTTATAACCTTCGCAATTACGACCGTATCAATGTCAACAGCCGCATGACGGAAGCCGAGCAACGAAGCGGTGTTAACTATGAAGACGCTCGCAGACAACATGATCTGAATGCGGTCGGTCAGGGAGGCTATGGCCCTGCACCAGCACGGACTGCTTTCGACACAAGTGTTCCATTCCAGCAACAATATCAGCAGGCTGCTCATCAAGTGTCGACCGCTAAGCCAACATCCAGCCGGTGGGATACTGTTAGCGAGTGTTATATGCTTCACGGCGAGGACATTCGCAACGTGCCTTGGGAAGGTCCTAGTGAGGCCGAGATAGATGCATTTGTCACTGAGGAACTCTATGTTCATTCTAAG GTCATGATTGCCGATGATCGGGTCGTCATCTGTGGCTCTGCCAATCTGAATGATCGTTCCCAGCTCGGGGATCACGATTCAGAGATTGCGGTCATTATCGAAGACTACACCCCCGTTCAGTCCACCATGAATGGCAAGCCATGGACCGCCAGTCGCTTTGCCGCCTCTCTGCGTCGACAACTATTCCGCAAGCACCTCGGCCTCCTGCCACCCCAAGATTACCAACGCCCAGATGCCAACTCTGAGCCCGTGGGCGTTCCCAATGACTTCGACTTTGAGGCTCCAGAGAGTCAAATCGTGGCAGATCCTCTCGCGGATACCCTTCAGAGCCTCTGGAATACACGCGCAAGGACAAACACCGAGGTCTTCCGCAAAGTCTTCCATGCTGTTCCAGACGACACCGTGCGCAACTGGGCGACATACCGGGAGTTTTACAGCTACTATTTCCAGAACGCCGATAAGGCATCCTACGGCAAGGACGAGAAAGTCAAGCCCCCGCGGTACGAATATGGACATGTTGTGCGGGACGACTTCCCTCCTGGACCAGAAGGCGTTCGacaggtcaaggagctgctGAGTCAGGTCAAAGGCACGCTGGTCGAGATGCcattgatgttcttgatcgaggaggatgttgcgaAGTCGGGATTGGCTCTCAATGACCTGACGGAGCCCCTCTACACTTGA
- the cyn1 gene encoding putative cyanate hydratase, translated as MSLATLDATQHPNLPASAATLFKAKAHKKLSFEQIAQHIGRNEVATAALFYGQAKASPEDIQKLSELLNISPQVLEEQLSGFPDRGRSVEMPPKEPLIYRLYEIVQNYGYAYKAVLNEKFGDGIMSAISFSTKVEKETDADGNNWAVITLRGKW; from the exons ATGTCGCTCGCAACACTTGAT GCCACGCAGCATCCCAATCTTCCAGCATCCGCAGCAACTCTTTTCAAAGCCAAGGCccacaagaagctcagcttcgaGCAAATCGCCCAACATATCGGCCGCAATGAAGTCGCCACAGCAGCCCTCTTCTACGGCCAGGCAAAGGCCTCCCCTGAAGACATCCAGAAACTGTCAGAGCTGCTCAATATCTCACCTCAGGTTCTAGAGGAGCAGCTGAGCGGCTTTCCGGACCGCGGTCGCTCCGTTGAGATGCCGCCGAAGGAGCCCTTGATCTACCGGTTGTATGAGATTGTGCAGAACTACGGGTACGCGTACAAGGCTGTTCTCAATGAGAAGTTTGGGGATGGGATTATGAGCGCTATTTCCTTTTCGACCAaagtggagaaggagacggaTGCGGATGGCAATAACTGGGCTGTTATTACTCTGAGGGGCAAATGGTGA
- a CDS encoding putative C2H2 finger domain protein, which translates to MHNPATPKTVLCTFPDCPCRFNTIGEMKKHKSCAPEHEYCARCDEDFENEERHLIHKIKSNKHIVCPICSVDFRSEGGRDGHIRQYHRAEQTLTCYGCKALFKTAGGLMRHIEDDECPEITKRRLLEERSKKIMIKQALGTGVGLPLLILPRPGDLDEVDGGVKVNPLEYDNREAMANQPKPSEDGSATLSQKHWPELKTAAKSRATGNPTPADLMAFSDLAITDKAGNGDWKGKGRLITLPKFEKEKDENERPFGVGAPDAGQILRFLQHNWDPTNFSDSYSGEYVCPCKARFKTMKVFEEHMLMKSQGARGMECPGCHRIFKTIAALVAHCESSTKRCHINTNSQFSQIIDEVSAGVIQAAGYMPDGTVKYEAGKLELTKTTTIGVELEKNRW; encoded by the exons ATGCATAACCCAGCTACGCCTAAGACGGTGCTCTGCACTTTTCCCGACTGCCCTTGTCGTTTCAACACCATCGGGGAGATGAAGAAACACAAGAGCTGCGCCCCTGAACACGAATACTGCGCCCGCTGCGACGAAGACTTCGAGAACGAGGAACGACACCTGATCCACAAGATTAAAAGCAACAAGCACATAGTCTGTCCCATCTGCAGCGTCGATTTTCGAAGCGAGGGAGGCCGTGACGGGCACATTCGCCAG TACCACCGCGCCGAGCAAACTCTGACCTGCTATGGCTGCAAGGCTCTCTTCAAGACTGCCGGCGGCCTCATGCGCCacatcgaagatgatgagtGCCCCGAGATCACTAAGAGGCGTCTCCTCGAGGAAAGATCCAAGAAGATTATGATCAAGCAGGCTCTGGGAACTGGCGTGGGTTTGCCCCTGCTCATCCTACCACGTCCAGGCGATTTGGACGAGGTCGACGGCGGGGTCAAGGTCAACCCACTGGAGTACGACAACCGCGAGGCGATGGCAAACCAGCCAAAGCCTAGCGAAGATGGTTCGGCTACATTGTCGCAAAAGCACTGGCCAGAGCTCAAGACGGCTGCCAAATCCAGGGCAACGGGTAACCCCACGCCTGCTGACCTGATGGCGTTCTCTGACCTTGCCATCACGGACAAAGCCGGAAATGGAGACTGGAAGGGCAAAGGGAGACTCATAACACTTCCAAAAttcgagaaggagaaagacgaGAACGAGCGTCCCTTTGGCGTGGGAGCCCCGGATGCTGGCCAGATCTTGCGCTTTCTGCAGCACAACTGGGACCCAACCAACTTTTCCGACTCCTACAGCGGGGAATATGTCTGCCCTTGCAAAGCACGCTTCAAGACCATGAAGGTGTTTGAGGAGCATATGTTGATGAAAAGTCAAGGCGCACGGGGCATGGA GTGTCCCGGATGTCATCGTATCTTCAAGACCATCGCAGCATTGGTTGCTCACTGCGAGTCCAGTACAAAAAGATGCCATATCAACACGAACTCCCAGTTCAGTCAGATCATTGACGAGGTGAGCGCCGGAGTCATTCAGGCGGCGGGTTATATGCCAGATGGAACTGTGAAATATGAGGCTGGAAAACTTGAGTTGACCAAGACGACCACTATCGGCGTTGAGCTTGAGAAAAACAGGTGGTAG
- a CDS encoding bZIP transcription factor: MKCIQPTMIRNTQQYDMIPLASMPQQAGVRAPQDDWTGVIDPKERRKLQNRVNQRLYRLRKRVVPVEPHSETSIFAPPASVSSSTASTWDRSLREVYSISATAEVQDKFACANAPPHALQFRQWFESAAYQSYLTGSPQRDHLISLCRLNVHRAINENITMIGMTPEWMRSDDAVSIFNLQQPSFALERIPPSLRPTPIQLQVPHHPWLDFFPFPRMRDLLILAGDAFDDDELCHDLMAFWDTRNSAATLLVWGDSWDPKNWEVTEKFAHKWTWMIRDSPELLASTNFWRRSRGEKPLDWKRILQLSHRQPIDFSSWSTELHS, from the exons ATGAAGTGTATACAACCAACCATGATAAGAAATACACAGCAGTACGATATGATTCCACTCGCCAGTATGCCTCAGCAAGCAGGTGTTCGTGCACCACAGGATGATTGGACGGGCGTCATAGATCCAAAAGAACGCAGGAAATTACAGAATCGGGTGAACCAGCGACTCTACC GCTTGAGGAAGCGGGTAGTTCCCGTAGAACCGCATTCCGAAACGAGCATCTTTGCTCCCCCTGCTTCTGTATCTTCGTCCACTGCATCCACCTGGGACCGATCTCTGCGCGAGGTCTATTCCATTTCCGCCACCGCAGAAGTACAGGACAAGTTCGCATGCGCCAACGCTCCGCCTCATGCACTGCAGTTCCGGCAATGGTTTGAATCCGCAGCCTACCAGAGCTACTTGACCGGCTCTCCACAGAGAGACCACTTGATCAGCCTCTGCCGCCTGAACGTCCATCGAGCAATCAACGAGAATATTACCATGATCGGGATGACTCCCGAATGGATGAGAAGCGACGATGccgtctccatcttcaatctccagCAGCCCAGTTTTGCCTTAGAACGAATTCCACCGAGCTTACGCCCGACCCCCATCCAGCTGCAGGTCCCGCATCACCCATGGCTGGACTTCTTCCCGTTTCCCCGCATGCGCGACCTTCTGATTCTCGCAGGCGATGCgttcgatgatgatgagctgTGCCATGACCTGATGGCATTCTGGGATACGAGGAACTCGGCCGCGACGCTGCTTGTGTGGGGCGACTCGTGGGATCCAAAGAACTGGGAGGTCACTGAGAAATTCGCGCACAAATGGACGTGGATGATAAGAGACTCGCCTGAGCTGCTGGCCTCGACCAACTTCTGGAGGCGATCCCGGGGAGAAAAGCCTTTAGATTGGAAGCGTATCCTGCAGTTGTCGCACAGACAACCGATAGATTTCTCCAGCTGGTCGACAGAACTACATTCCTGA